The proteins below are encoded in one region of Rhododendron vialii isolate Sample 1 chromosome 7a, ASM3025357v1:
- the LOC131333868 gene encoding uncharacterized protein LOC131333868: protein MMMARVVALIFHLLFLVPKFLSTMTKSSFVVLFFFINLLFIAIWMGGLKSSVQDCDSFSYLPPLFVEAEYQLPEELKDEDSIVHDNDDFLPRLVLVEYKKEEPLLLVYSDDDGDGFHGYDGYEEDSDDSGGDNDDVDSEDEGLEDLKRFEEFIAKQKGNWREELLNDKLLCVTAGT, encoded by the coding sequence ATGATGATGGCAAGAGTAGTTGCACTTATATTCCACCTCTTGTTTCTTGTCCCCAAGTTTCTCTCAACCATGACAAAATCTAGTTTCGTGGTTTTATTCTTCTTTATTAATTTACTTTTCATAGCAATCTGGATGGGGGGTCTGAAATCTTCTGTTCAAGATTGTGATTCATTCTCCTATCTTCCACCTTTATTTGTGGAAGCAGAGTATCAATTACCAGAGGAATTGAAAGACGAAGATTCCATTGTTCATGACAACGATGATTTTCTCCCTCGTTTGGTACTCGTAGAATACAAAAAGGAAGAACCCTTGTTGCTCGTATATTctgatgatgatggtgatggtTTTCACGGTTACGATGGTTACGAAGAGGATAGCGATGACAGTGGTGGTGACAACGATGACGTTGATAGTGAAGACGAGGGACTGGAGGATTTAAAGAGGTTCGAAGAATTCATAGCCAAACAAAAAGGGAATTGGAGGGAGGAGTTGCTCAATGACAAGTTACTTTGCGTAACAGCAGGTACATAG
- the LOC131333226 gene encoding uncharacterized protein LOC131333226: MNPSKTEDDLFHSHHHHHHHLDPPILHDHHDDTDSHPSLLDDPFSLPPTMSDIVLYPSSDPDSLSHSSSDADENPTSNPLLPPPHHDAAVSLNPTTTKKNPRPPNPNNIIDPDPHVSSQFYTFNSQSHSLMIRCILDSRLATPDEIRAATPFPVLASWRAVWKDRNEDTAYLTAWKRIQDKLNVHLTPHGNQFLCFKSNSNQFVSHIDQWQDIVMSSHCDGDFKHLGLKDTVERIKQMWTVGAKFYGIPESFIRVCVSECPVCSDSSGSMQRTKRRRFEYTESFDVPAKEVPRKLQQLAAKHKVVLCIRQKYIRYKPFMAEVKDYACHRAGDPASSKKSKVLKREPYASKRCGCGFRIRAIVPIANYNEKDKTFVYQEEGVAVFKLYAVHSGHEPGPLDGNARIMHRVVGHKGGYLMDQDMVYGMGEEMENEGFGFMGKDEGDMQHSVLQQVQELRNVVGCLEGRIAKIPSDQLGSVSQDLFDVVNKLRAIGDCSSKPVGFFSDKSHSDDVLVGESDLADWGDHDHERLYGDAKDGDLIEDDEDSFGRTLGDVAPWDQMRTECTGEKDLLADACKPEKWLKCGDFDEKSILNCEDCKLIKPMKHDDNLVSDVGLVGLQVDSFYPDNSKWYDSPCDLDSATDCGDNGFRHGGIV, encoded by the coding sequence ATGAATCCAAGCAAAACCGAGGACGATCTCttccactcccaccaccaccaccaccaccacctggACCCCCCCATCCTCCACGACCACCACGACGACACCGACTCCCACCCCTCCCTCCTCGACgaccccttctctctcccccccaCCATGTCCGACATCGTCCTCTACCCTTCCTCCGACCCCGACTCCCTCTCCCACTCCTCCTCAGACGCCGACGAAAACCCCACCTCCAATCccctcctcccccctccccACCACGACGCCGCAGTTTCCCTCAACCccaccaccacaaaaaaaaaccctaggcCACCAAACCCAAACAACATCATCGACCCCGACCCCCACGTCTCCTCCCAATTCTACACCTTCAACTCCCAATCCCACTCCCTCATGATCCGCTGCATCCTCGACTCCCGCCTCGCCACCCCCGACGAGATCCGCGCCGCCACCCCCTTCCCCGTCCTCGCCAGCTGGCGCGCCGTCTGGAAGGACCGTAACGAGGACACCGCCTACCTCACTGCCTGGAAGCGCATCCAGGACAAGCTCAACGTCCACCTCACCCCCCACGGTAACCAATTCCTCTGCTTCAAGTCCAATTCCAACCAATTTGTTTCTCACATCGACCAGTGGCAGGACATAGTCATGTCCTCCCACTGCGACGGAGATTTCAAACACCTAGGGCTTAAGGACACCGTAGAACGAATTAAGCAGATGTGGACTGTAGGCGCTAAGTTTTACGGCATACCTGAGTCTTTCATTAGGGTTTGCGTGTCAGAGTGTCCGGTGTGTTCAGATTCGTCCGGGTCAATGCAACGGACGAAACGACGGAGGTTTGAGTATACCGAGTCGTTTGATGTCCCTGCGAAGGAGGTGCCGCGAAAGCTGCAGCAACTCGCAGCGAAGCACAAGGTTGTGTTGTGTATAAGGCAGAAGTATATTAGGTATAAGCCGTTTATGGCGGAGGTTAAGGATTACGCTTGTCACCGGGCGGGAGACCCAGCTTCGTCGAAGAAGTCGAAGGTTTTGAAGAGGGAACCGTATGCGTCCAAGCGGTGTGGCTGTGGGTTTCGGATTAGGGCGATTGTGCCCATTGCTAATTATAATGAGAAGGATAAGACGTTTGTGTATCAGGAGGAAGGGGTGGCTGTGTTTAAGTTGTATGCAGTGCATTCGGGGCATGAACCCGGGCCGTTGGATGGGAATGCGAGGATTATGCATCGAGTTGTGGGGCATAAGGGGGGATATTTGATGGATCAAGATATGGTCTATGGGATGGGTGAGGAAATGGAAAACGAGGGTTTTGGGTTCATGGGGAAAGACGAAGGGGATATGCAGCATTCTGTTCTGCAACAAGTTCAAGAATTGAGGAATGTGGTTGGGTGTCTCGAAGGGAGAATTGCGAAAATCCCTAGTGATCAGTTGGGTTCAGTCTCGCAAGATTTGTTTGATGTTGTGAATAAACTTAGAGCTATAGGAGACTGTAGTTCAAAGCCAGTTGGATTCTTTTCAGACAAGTCGCATTCGGATGATGTGCTGGTGGGAGAAAGCGATTTGGCAGATTGGGGCGATCATGACCACGAAAGGTTGTATGGCGATGCCAAGGATGGGGATTTGATTGAGGATGATGAAGATAGCTTTGGGCGAACCCTTGGGGATGTTGCACCTTGGGATCAGATGAGAACAGAGTGTACGGGTGAGAAGGATCTGCTGGCTGATGCTTGCAAGCCCGAAAAGTGGCTGAAATGCGGCGACTTTGATGAGAAGAGCATTCTTAACTGCGAGGATTGCAAACTAATCAAGCCCATGAAGCATGACGATAATTTAGTGTCGGATGTTGGTCTTGTTGGCTTACAGGTTGACAGCTTTTACCCGGATAATTCTAAATGGTATGATTCCCCATGCGATTTGGACTCAGCTACTGATTGTGGTGATAATGGATTCAGGCATGGGGGGATTGTCTAG